The following proteins are co-located in the Lagenorhynchus albirostris chromosome 4, mLagAlb1.1, whole genome shotgun sequence genome:
- the C4H4orf36 gene encoding uncharacterized protein C4orf36 homolog, with protein sequence MTYGLPRKNAVETILRCNCYKVQEPWELALFTETWYTNLANIKLPFLEEIAFGSSIHLKKCKTIKDGVLPSAESIQLEREYEMKRLNNLKCEENVAEEIQFSLRERPVGLRRPLPPK encoded by the exons ATGACTTATGGCTTGCCAAGAAAGAACGCAGTGGAAACCATTTTGAGGTGCAATTGTTATAAAGT ACAGGAACCGTGGGAACTTGCATTATTCACAGAGACCTGGTACACAAACCTAGCCAACATCAAGTTGCCTTTCTTGGAAGAAATTGCATTTGGTAGTTCTATACACctcaaaaaatgtaaaaccattaAGGATGGTGTGCTCCCTTCAGCAGAAT ccatCCAACTTGAAAGGGAGTATGAAATGAAGCGCTTGAATAACCTGAAATGTGAGGAAAATGTAGCCGAGGAAATTCAGTTTTCCCTAAGGGAAAGGCCAGTTGGTTTGAGAAGACCTCTCCCACCTAAGTGA